The segment CCGCCGGAAATGCATCTACCTAATCATCCGGACACGCTATATGAATACATCAAAGCGCTCAAGGAATGTGGCTATCGTTGGCTGATGGTGCAAGAACATTCTGTCGAAAACATAGATGGTTCTGGGTTGCAACACGATCAGAAATATATCCCTAACCGATTGGTTGCTCGGAATTGTCATGGAGAAACGATTAGCATCACTGCTCTCATTAAAACTCAAGGCTCAGATACCAAGTTAGTCGGCCAAATGCAGCCTTATTACGAAGCCAAAGGACGCAGCCACCAGCAAATTGGCGATGTTACGGTGCCCTCCCTGGTTACCCAAATTGCTGACGGGGAAAATGGTGGTGTGATGATGAATGAGTTTCCTCAAGCTTTCTTTAAAGCTTGTCATGAAGTGCGGGAGCAAGGTGGAGGGAGAGTTGGCACAGTTGCTCTAAATGGTACTGAGTACTTAGAACTAATTGAAGCAGCGGGTGCTAGTCCGGAAGACTATCCTATTTGCCAAGCTGTCAATCAACACAAAATTTGGCAACGAGTTGATCCAGACAAAGCCACACCTGAAGCAGTGGAGAAAGCGATCGCCGAGCTCAAAGCTACCGACCACCAATTCCACATGGACGGAGCTTCCTGGACCAATCATTTAAGTTGGGTCAATGGCTACGAAAATGTTTTAGACCCCATGAGAAAACTCAGCGCACTGTTTCACGAGAAATACGATCGCCTAGTAGAGCAGGATAGTTCAGTGACGCAGCGATCGGACTATCAGGAAGCGTTACTCTACAATTTGCTCTTACAAACTAGCTGTTTCCGTTACTGGGGTCAGGGCACTTGGACAGATTACGCTCGTGAGTTATATCGACGAGGTGAGGCATCGCTGCTAGCTCGTACTTCATAGCTGATGCAACTCAACATTGACACTTGTTAAACCGATACAACAAACTGGACGAGTGAATCTTCCAAGAGTGAGTATTCTTGGCAAGTAATGAAGTTGTCACTACTCCAATCGTCAATAACTTGTAGCAGCCCTCGAACTGCAAGATCCCGCTGGATTAGCTCTGTAGCAGCATCCCAAGCAGCATTGGCGGTTGGAAAAGTTCCAACTTGAATCGTACAAATATGGTGATACCAAACGCTAATCCATCCGCCATCTTTTTGCATTAGCTCAATGGTTTGTCCTAAGTATTTCATAATACAAAACCAAGTTACAGCTAGGGGTTAGAGGATACTTAATACTTTCTTAAGTGTAGCGATCGCCCCTATCTTTCCTCTTCTGCCAAAGGGAAAATCAAGCGATTGCAAGCATCCCCCTTAAGGAACGACTCAAACTCCAGCAAGCAAAATTTTTTATCTCGCTTCAATTTTTTGTGCCTTCTTACTTAGTCCTGTGGCAGGATGTAGTTTTTTGAGGACACAGACACCATGACTAAATAAATTAGTTTAAGCGGTGTAAATTATGAGCGCTGGAAAAAAACCTGCTTTTCAATTCGGTCTCAGCATCATTCTGGGAGTTCTGACTATTATCGCCATCTCCTCAGCTTCCTATCTAGGACTCATGAACTTCTAAATTCTGACCATCATTAAACCTAAACGGCGATCGCAGCGATGTTTTCAGCTCTGATCGCTGTTTTTGTTTCAAAGCGCTACCGTGGAGGACTTCACGACACGGCTTCGACTCTGCCATGATCAGCAAGGAGTAAGTTCAAGTGTCCCATCCATGAATAGCGATTTAATGATTTTTCTCGCTAGTGTTGGTGTTTTAGCGCTGTACTTGGTTTTTTCCGCCTTCACTGAAATGGGCACTAAGCTGCCTTGGAAAAAGTAACTTGAAAGTAGCACTTCCTAACTAACGAGCGTTAGCCCCAGAGTTGAGTGACTTCTGTAGCAGTTGAAATATAGGCAAAAACATCACTCATACAGAGTAAGGCTGCTGTGTAGTGGTCTACCGTAACCCCTGCGATCGCATCCCGTGGC is part of the Trichocoleus sp. FACHB-46 genome and harbors:
- a CDS encoding glycosyl hydrolase family 57 translates to MSTQISASPLPTLIEIRSGLPNICGWETEINTVVNHNQPIFSPQTNLQLADITAGFACALHMHQPTIPAGANGALISNLQYMFEHPGEGDNHNADPFTWCYSRMGEFIPQLVAEECHPRMMLDYSGNLLWGLRQLGREDVLNNLKRLACDPQYQPYVEWLGTMWSHAVIPSTPIPDIKLHIQAWQQHFAAIFGYDALKRVKGFSPPEMHLPNHPDTLYEYIKALKECGYRWLMVQEHSVENIDGSGLQHDQKYIPNRLVARNCHGETISITALIKTQGSDTKLVGQMQPYYEAKGRSHQQIGDVTVPSLVTQIADGENGGVMMNEFPQAFFKACHEVREQGGGRVGTVALNGTEYLELIEAAGASPEDYPICQAVNQHKIWQRVDPDKATPEAVEKAIAELKATDHQFHMDGASWTNHLSWVNGYENVLDPMRKLSALFHEKYDRLVEQDSSVTQRSDYQEALLYNLLLQTSCFRYWGQGTWTDYARELYRRGEASLLARTS